A stretch of Hemicordylus capensis ecotype Gifberg chromosome 9, rHemCap1.1.pri, whole genome shotgun sequence DNA encodes these proteins:
- the VPS4A gene encoding vacuolar protein sorting-associated protein 4A yields the protein MATSALQKAIDLVTKATEEDKAKNYEEALRLYQHAVEYFLHAIKYDAHSDKAKESIRAKCAQYLDRAEKLKDYLRNKDKQSKKPVKEAPNDSKGSDSDSEGDNPEKKKLQEQLMGAVVMEKPNVRWNDVAGLEGAKEALKEAVILPIKFPHLFTGKRTPWRGILLFGPPGTGKSYLAKAVATEASNSTFFSISSSDLVSKWLGESEKLVKNLFELARQHKPSIIFIDEVDSLCGSRNENESEAARRIKTEFLVQMQGVGNNNDGTLVLGATNIPWVLDAAIRRRFEKRIYIPLPEEPARAQMFKLHLGNTPHSLTEADIHELARKTDGYSGADISIIVRDALMQPVRKVQSATHFKKVHGPSRTIPGMIVDDLLTPCSPGDPGAIEMTWMEVPGDKLLEPVVCMSDMLRSLATTRPTVNADDLLKVRKFTEDFGQEG from the exons ATGGCCACGTCCGCCCTGCAG AAGGCCATTGATCTGGTGACGAAAGCCACCGAGGAAGACAAAGCCAAGAACTACGAAGAGGCCCTGAGACTCTACCAGCATGCGGTGGAGTACTTCTTGCATGCCATCAAGT ACGATgcccacagtgacaaggccaagGAGAGCATCCGGGCCAAGTGCGCCCAGTACCTGGACCGGGCCGAGAAGCTGAAGGACTATCTGCGGAACAAGGACAAGCAGAGCAAGAAGCCCGTCAAAGAAGCCCCGAATGACAGCAAGGG GAGTGACAGCGACAGTGAGGGCGACAATCCTGAGAAGAAGAAGCTGCAAGAGCAACTGATGG ggGCCGTTGTGATGGAGAAGCCCAACGTGCGGTGGAACGACGTGGCTGGGCTGGAGGGGGCCAAGGAAGCCCTCAAAGAGGCCGTCATCCTGCCCATCAAGTTCCCTCACTTGTTCACAG GGAAGCGCACCCCATGGCGAGGGATCCTCCTCTTCGGCCCGCCAGGCACAGGGAAGTCCTACCTGGCCAAGGCCGTCGCCACGGAGGCCAGCAACTCCACCTTCTTCTCCATCTCCTCTTCAGACCTGGTGTCAAAGTGGCTGGGGGAGAGCGAAAA GCTGGTGAAGAACCTCTTTGAGCTGGCCAGGCAGCACAAGCCGTCCATCATCTTCATCGACGAGGTGGACTCCTTGTGTGGCTCCCGGAATGAGAACGAGAGCGAGGCAGCCCGCAGGATCAAGACCGAGTTCCTGGTGCAGATGCAAG GTGTCGGGAATAACAACGACGGCACGCTGGTCTTGGGCGCCACAAACATCCCCTGGGTGCTGGACGCTGCCATTCGGCGGAG GTTTGAGAAGCGCATCTACATCCCGCTGCCGGAGGAGCCAGCCCGGGCCCAGATGTTTAAGCTGCACTTGGGCAACACGCCACACAGCCTGACGGAAGCCGACATCCACGAACTGGCCCGCAAGACGGACGGCTACTCGGGGGCTGACATCAGCATCATCGTGCGCGACGCGCTCATGCAACCGGTCCGCAAGGTGCAGTCGGCTACGCACTTCAAGAAG GTTCATGGACCATCCCGCACCATCCCCGGCATGATTGTAGATGACCTGCTGACCCCGTGTTCCCCAGGAGATCCTGGCGCTATTGAAATGACGTGGATGGAGGTGCCTGGGGACAAGCTTCTGGAGCCTGTGGTCTGCATG TCGGACATGCTGCGCTCACTGGCCACCACCCGCCCCACCGTGAACGCAGATGATCTCCTGAAGGTGAGAAAGTTCACAGAAGACTTTGGCCAAGAAGGTTAA
- the COG8 gene encoding conserved oligomeric Golgi complex subunit 8 isoform X3, protein MAASVSPVLGSGGADLEEASLLAWLFRAAPLPAAAGDAELAGYLAALSGLGVEALRREPGRLAEERAQLGAQTRALAFAHYKAFIRSAECTAETRRGFGGIEAGLDRLLGRLPPFAEACRNFTRDAEQIAQSRRMNNLTLNRHTEILEILEIPQLMDTCVRNSYYEEALELVAYVRRLEKKHAAILVIQGIVAEVRQSTQLMLTQLIQQLRTNIQLPACLRVIGYLRCMDVFTEAELRITFLQARDIWLRSILAAIPDADPYVHITKTIEACRVHLFDIVTQYRAIFADEEPLVPPPGQDSLNESAIFHGWVLQKVSEFLQVLERDLQRGVGGRLDSLLGQCMYFGLSFSRVGADFRGQLAPIFQRVALLTFKKAVQEAVNKFQEEMDSYTLLSAPAVLGSTIPVAVPSAQPGTLQPPMVLLDFPPLACFLNNILVAFNDLRLCCPVALAQDVATALEDALGQVTKVILAFHRAEAVAFSGREQELFTQFCTAFLEDLVPYLNRCLQLLFPPAQIAQTLGLNEAGEQTKWQASGWAARILQHEMDHLQGVLYIDKMDSRTFVNVEWDKLYQSSSRARPALQADPWTSQQTPLQAGSLLLVSFPAATPMG, encoded by the exons ATGGCCGCCTCGGTGTCGCCTGTGCTGGGCTCCGGCGGAGCCGACCTGGAGGAGGCGAGCCTGCTGGCCTGGCTGTTCCGGGCGGCGCCCCTGCCGGCTGCGGCGGGGGACGCGGAGCTGGCGGGCTACCTGGCGGCGCTGTCGGGGCTGGGCGTGGAGGCGCTGCGGAGGGAGCCCGGCCGGCTGGCGGAGGAGCGGGCCCAGCTCGGGGCGCAGACGCGGGCCCTGGCCTTCGCCCACTACAAGGCCTTCATCCGCTCCGCCGAGTGCACGGCCGAGACGCGCCGCGGCTTCGGGGGCATCGAGGCCGGCCTGGACCGCCTCCTGGGTCGCCTCCCGCCCTTCGCCGAGGCCTGCCG AAACTTCACACGAGATGCTGAGCAGATCGCCCAGAGCCGCCGCATGAACAACCTGACCTTGAATCGTCACACAGAGATCCTTGAAATTCTGGAGATCCCCCAGCTCATGGACACCTGCGTCCGCAACAGCTACTACGAGGAGGCCCTGGAGCTCGTTGCTTATGTGCGACGCCTGGAGAAGAAACATGCTGCCATCCTGGTCATCCAG GGCATAGTGGCTGAGGTGCGCCAGTCCACACAGCTCATGCTTACCCAGCTGATCCAGCAGCTTCGCACCAACATccagctgccagcctgcctgcgtGTCATCGGCTACCTGCGTTGCATGGACGTCTTCACTGAGGCCGAACTACGCATTACCTTCCTGCAGGCGCGGGACATCTGGCTGCGCTCCATCCTAGCCGCCATCCCTGATGCCGATCCCTACGTGCATATTACCAAGACTATTGAGGCGTGCCGCGTGCACCTCTTCGACATTGTCACACAGTATCGGGCCATTTTTGCAGATGAGGAGCCTCTGGTGCCACCTCCTGGGCAGGACAGTCTCAATGAGAGCGCCATCTTTCATGGGTGGGTCTTGCAGAAAGTCTCGGAGTTCCTGCAGGTGCTTGAGCGTGACTTACAACGTGGTGTGGGTGGCCGCCTGGACTCTCTGCTGGGCCAGTGCATGTACTTTGGCTTGTCCTTCAGTCGCGTAGGAGCAGACTTCCGGGGCCAGCTTGCCCCTATCTTTCAGCGGGTTGCGCTGCTGACCTTCAAGAAAGCTGTGCAGGAAGCTGTGAACAAATTCCAGGAGGAGATGGACTCCTACACTCTCCTCTCTGCCCCTGCCGTCCTGGGCAGCACAATCCCTGTGGCAGTGCCGTCTGCCCAGCCAGGCACTTTGCAGCCCCCTATGGTGCTCCTAGACTTCCCGCCACTTGCCTGCTTCCTCAACAACATCCTGGTGGCTTTCAATGACCTGCGCCTCTGCTGCCCCGTGGCTCTTGCTCAGGACGTGGCCACTGCCCTGGAGGATGCACTTGGCCAG GTGACAAAGGTCATCTTGGCTTTCCACCGGGCGGAGGCGGTGGCTTTCAGTGGCCGAGAACAGGAACTGTTCACTCAGTTCTGTACAGCTTTCTTGGAAGACTTGGTGCCCTACCTTAACCGCTGCCTCCagctcctcttcccccctgcccaaatTGCACAGACTCTGG GCCTGAATGAAGCAGGGGAGCAGACGAAGTGGCAGGCGAGCGGCTGGGCAGCCCGCATCCTCCAGCATGAGATGGACCACCTGCAGGGTGTGCTGTACATTGACAAGATGGACAGCAGGACTTTTGTGAATGTGGAGTGGGACAAGCTCTACCA gagcagcagcagagcccgcCCAGCTCTGCAGGCCGACCCCTGGACGTCACAACAGACACCACTGCAAGCGGGGAGTCTGCTTCTTGTGTCTttccctgctgcaactcccatGGGATGA
- the COG8 gene encoding conserved oligomeric Golgi complex subunit 8 isoform X2 — MAASVSPVLGSGGADLEEASLLAWLFRAAPLPAAAGDAELAGYLAALSGLGVEALRREPGRLAEERAQLGAQTRALAFAHYKAFIRSAECTAETRRGFGGIEAGLDRLLGRLPPFAEACRNFTRDAEQIAQSRRMNNLTLNRHTEILEILEIPQLMDTCVRNSYYEEALELVAYVRRLEKKHAAILVIQGIVAEVRQSTQLMLTQLIQQLRTNIQLPACLRVIGYLRCMDVFTEAELRITFLQARDIWLRSILAAIPDADPYVHITKTIEACRVHLFDIVTQYRAIFADEEPLVPPPGQDSLNESAIFHGWVLQKVSEFLQVLERDLQRGVGGRLDSLLGQCMYFGLSFSRVGADFRGQLAPIFQRVALLTFKKAVQEAVNKFQEEMDSYTLLSAPAVLGSTIPVAVPSAQPGTLQPPMVLLDFPPLACFLNNILVAFNDLRLCCPVALAQDVATALEDALGQVFPPLSCTSTGALALWMSRRSRSSWPQSCPRRKVSFPYLRRKGSARKAWPLHCTWSPLSQSRKKNLPPQVPLCKQRRAAQHLGTECSSVPLLLQSSPV; from the exons ATGGCCGCCTCGGTGTCGCCTGTGCTGGGCTCCGGCGGAGCCGACCTGGAGGAGGCGAGCCTGCTGGCCTGGCTGTTCCGGGCGGCGCCCCTGCCGGCTGCGGCGGGGGACGCGGAGCTGGCGGGCTACCTGGCGGCGCTGTCGGGGCTGGGCGTGGAGGCGCTGCGGAGGGAGCCCGGCCGGCTGGCGGAGGAGCGGGCCCAGCTCGGGGCGCAGACGCGGGCCCTGGCCTTCGCCCACTACAAGGCCTTCATCCGCTCCGCCGAGTGCACGGCCGAGACGCGCCGCGGCTTCGGGGGCATCGAGGCCGGCCTGGACCGCCTCCTGGGTCGCCTCCCGCCCTTCGCCGAGGCCTGCCG AAACTTCACACGAGATGCTGAGCAGATCGCCCAGAGCCGCCGCATGAACAACCTGACCTTGAATCGTCACACAGAGATCCTTGAAATTCTGGAGATCCCCCAGCTCATGGACACCTGCGTCCGCAACAGCTACTACGAGGAGGCCCTGGAGCTCGTTGCTTATGTGCGACGCCTGGAGAAGAAACATGCTGCCATCCTGGTCATCCAG GGCATAGTGGCTGAGGTGCGCCAGTCCACACAGCTCATGCTTACCCAGCTGATCCAGCAGCTTCGCACCAACATccagctgccagcctgcctgcgtGTCATCGGCTACCTGCGTTGCATGGACGTCTTCACTGAGGCCGAACTACGCATTACCTTCCTGCAGGCGCGGGACATCTGGCTGCGCTCCATCCTAGCCGCCATCCCTGATGCCGATCCCTACGTGCATATTACCAAGACTATTGAGGCGTGCCGCGTGCACCTCTTCGACATTGTCACACAGTATCGGGCCATTTTTGCAGATGAGGAGCCTCTGGTGCCACCTCCTGGGCAGGACAGTCTCAATGAGAGCGCCATCTTTCATGGGTGGGTCTTGCAGAAAGTCTCGGAGTTCCTGCAGGTGCTTGAGCGTGACTTACAACGTGGTGTGGGTGGCCGCCTGGACTCTCTGCTGGGCCAGTGCATGTACTTTGGCTTGTCCTTCAGTCGCGTAGGAGCAGACTTCCGGGGCCAGCTTGCCCCTATCTTTCAGCGGGTTGCGCTGCTGACCTTCAAGAAAGCTGTGCAGGAAGCTGTGAACAAATTCCAGGAGGAGATGGACTCCTACACTCTCCTCTCTGCCCCTGCCGTCCTGGGCAGCACAATCCCTGTGGCAGTGCCGTCTGCCCAGCCAGGCACTTTGCAGCCCCCTATGGTGCTCCTAGACTTCCCGCCACTTGCCTGCTTCCTCAACAACATCCTGGTGGCTTTCAATGACCTGCGCCTCTGCTGCCCCGTGGCTCTTGCTCAGGACGTGGCCACTGCCCTGGAGGATGCACTTGGCCAG GTGTTCCCCCCACTCAGCTGCACAAGTACGGGAGCCTTGGCTCTATGGATGAGCAGGCGGTCCAGGAGCTCTTGGCCTCAGTCCTGCCCGAGAAGGAAAGTGTCTTTCCCCTACCTGAGGAGGAAGGGCTCAGCCAGGAAGGCCTGGCCTCTCCATTGCACTTGGAGCCCCCTGTCCCAAAGCAGGAAGAAGAACCTGCCACCACAAGTCCCGCTTTGCAAGCAGAGGAGAGCGGCCCAGCACTTGGGGACGGAATGCAGCTCagtgcccctcctcctccagagtagTCCTGTCTGA
- the COG8 gene encoding conserved oligomeric Golgi complex subunit 8 isoform X1, with product MAASVSPVLGSGGADLEEASLLAWLFRAAPLPAAAGDAELAGYLAALSGLGVEALRREPGRLAEERAQLGAQTRALAFAHYKAFIRSAECTAETRRGFGGIEAGLDRLLGRLPPFAEACRNFTRDAEQIAQSRRMNNLTLNRHTEILEILEIPQLMDTCVRNSYYEEALELVAYVRRLEKKHAAILVIQGIVAEVRQSTQLMLTQLIQQLRTNIQLPACLRVIGYLRCMDVFTEAELRITFLQARDIWLRSILAAIPDADPYVHITKTIEACRVHLFDIVTQYRAIFADEEPLVPPPGQDSLNESAIFHGWVLQKVSEFLQVLERDLQRGVGGRLDSLLGQCMYFGLSFSRVGADFRGQLAPIFQRVALLTFKKAVQEAVNKFQEEMDSYTLLSAPAVLGSTIPVAVPSAQPGTLQPPMVLLDFPPLACFLNNILVAFNDLRLCCPVALAQDVATALEDALGQVTKVILAFHRAEAVAFSGREQELFTQFCTAFLEDLVPYLNRCLQLLFPPAQIAQTLGVPPTQLHKYGSLGSMDEQAVQELLASVLPEKESVFPLPEEEGLSQEGLASPLHLEPPVPKQEEEPATTSPALQAEESGPALGDGMQLSAPPPPE from the exons ATGGCCGCCTCGGTGTCGCCTGTGCTGGGCTCCGGCGGAGCCGACCTGGAGGAGGCGAGCCTGCTGGCCTGGCTGTTCCGGGCGGCGCCCCTGCCGGCTGCGGCGGGGGACGCGGAGCTGGCGGGCTACCTGGCGGCGCTGTCGGGGCTGGGCGTGGAGGCGCTGCGGAGGGAGCCCGGCCGGCTGGCGGAGGAGCGGGCCCAGCTCGGGGCGCAGACGCGGGCCCTGGCCTTCGCCCACTACAAGGCCTTCATCCGCTCCGCCGAGTGCACGGCCGAGACGCGCCGCGGCTTCGGGGGCATCGAGGCCGGCCTGGACCGCCTCCTGGGTCGCCTCCCGCCCTTCGCCGAGGCCTGCCG AAACTTCACACGAGATGCTGAGCAGATCGCCCAGAGCCGCCGCATGAACAACCTGACCTTGAATCGTCACACAGAGATCCTTGAAATTCTGGAGATCCCCCAGCTCATGGACACCTGCGTCCGCAACAGCTACTACGAGGAGGCCCTGGAGCTCGTTGCTTATGTGCGACGCCTGGAGAAGAAACATGCTGCCATCCTGGTCATCCAG GGCATAGTGGCTGAGGTGCGCCAGTCCACACAGCTCATGCTTACCCAGCTGATCCAGCAGCTTCGCACCAACATccagctgccagcctgcctgcgtGTCATCGGCTACCTGCGTTGCATGGACGTCTTCACTGAGGCCGAACTACGCATTACCTTCCTGCAGGCGCGGGACATCTGGCTGCGCTCCATCCTAGCCGCCATCCCTGATGCCGATCCCTACGTGCATATTACCAAGACTATTGAGGCGTGCCGCGTGCACCTCTTCGACATTGTCACACAGTATCGGGCCATTTTTGCAGATGAGGAGCCTCTGGTGCCACCTCCTGGGCAGGACAGTCTCAATGAGAGCGCCATCTTTCATGGGTGGGTCTTGCAGAAAGTCTCGGAGTTCCTGCAGGTGCTTGAGCGTGACTTACAACGTGGTGTGGGTGGCCGCCTGGACTCTCTGCTGGGCCAGTGCATGTACTTTGGCTTGTCCTTCAGTCGCGTAGGAGCAGACTTCCGGGGCCAGCTTGCCCCTATCTTTCAGCGGGTTGCGCTGCTGACCTTCAAGAAAGCTGTGCAGGAAGCTGTGAACAAATTCCAGGAGGAGATGGACTCCTACACTCTCCTCTCTGCCCCTGCCGTCCTGGGCAGCACAATCCCTGTGGCAGTGCCGTCTGCCCAGCCAGGCACTTTGCAGCCCCCTATGGTGCTCCTAGACTTCCCGCCACTTGCCTGCTTCCTCAACAACATCCTGGTGGCTTTCAATGACCTGCGCCTCTGCTGCCCCGTGGCTCTTGCTCAGGACGTGGCCACTGCCCTGGAGGATGCACTTGGCCAG GTGACAAAGGTCATCTTGGCTTTCCACCGGGCGGAGGCGGTGGCTTTCAGTGGCCGAGAACAGGAACTGTTCACTCAGTTCTGTACAGCTTTCTTGGAAGACTTGGTGCCCTACCTTAACCGCTGCCTCCagctcctcttcccccctgcccaaatTGCACAGACTCTGG GTGTTCCCCCCACTCAGCTGCACAAGTACGGGAGCCTTGGCTCTATGGATGAGCAGGCGGTCCAGGAGCTCTTGGCCTCAGTCCTGCCCGAGAAGGAAAGTGTCTTTCCCCTACCTGAGGAGGAAGGGCTCAGCCAGGAAGGCCTGGCCTCTCCATTGCACTTGGAGCCCCCTGTCCCAAAGCAGGAAGAAGAACCTGCCACCACAAGTCCCGCTTTGCAAGCAGAGGAGAGCGGCCCAGCACTTGGGGACGGAATGCAGCTCagtgcccctcctcctccagagtag
- the NIP7 gene encoding 60S ribosome subunit biogenesis protein NIP7 homolog, producing MRPLTEEETRALFEKLARYVGENIQLLIDRPDGAYCFRLHKDRVYYLSERILKLATNIPRENLVSLGSCFGKFTKTQKFRLHITALDYLAPYAKYKVWVKPGAEQSFLYGNHILKSGLGRITESTAQYQGVVVYSMADVPLGFGVAAKSTQECRKVDPMAIVVFHQADIGEYIRHEETLT from the exons ATGAGGCCCTTGACGGAGGAGGAGACCCGCGCGCTGTTCGAGAAGCTCGCCAGATA TGTTGGTGAGAACATCCAGCTACTCATTGACCGGCCTGATGGTGCCTATTGCTTCCGCCTGCACAAGGACCGCGTCTATTATCTCAG TGAGAGGATCCTGAAGCTGGCTACAAACATTCCCCGGGAGAATCTGGTGTCTCTGGGGAGCTGTTTTGGCAAGTTTACCAAGACTCAGAAGTTCCGGCTCCACATCACTGCCCTGGACTACCTTGCCCCTTATGCCAAG TACAAAGTGTGGGTGAAGCCTGGAGCAGAACAGTCCTTCCTTTACGGGAACCACATCCTGAAGTCTGGCCTGGGCCGCATCACGGAGAGCACTGCTCAGTACCAAGGTGTGGTGGTGTATTCCATGGCTGATGTTCCCCTG GGCTTTGGAGTGGCAGCCAAGTCGACGCAGGAGTGCCGGAAAGTGGACCCCATGGCGATCGTTGTGTTCCACCAAGCAGATATTGGCGAGTACATACGGCACGAGGAGACACTGACTTAA